The genomic DNA TCCCAGTCTTGAAGAAGTTGCATTCTTTATGATGAAAAATGATCTTAACAATCCCTTTCTTGTCCAGTGTTCCCAATGGCTGTATATGATCACTCATGTCAATCTCGGAACATCTTTCAGGACAGGGGAGCCGGTTTTGATGGAATTTATTGACAGGTTCCCGGCAACATTTGAACTGGCATTGACTTCAATGGTGATAGCCATACTTATTGCAATTCCTGTCGGAATTCTTTCTGCTCTTAAGCAAAACTCGATGCTGGATCACAGCAGCAGGTTTGTGGCACTGGTGGGTGTCTCTATGCCCAATTTCTGGTTGGGATTGGTGTTGATCCTGTTCTTCTCGTTGAAACTTGGCTGGTTCCCCTGTTTTGGTTATGGGACTA from Methanosarcinales archaeon includes the following:
- a CDS encoding ABC transporter permease, translated to MKKFIAKRLAIAVIVMLGASLLSFLLLYLAPGNPAHAILTAQLGQDPSLEEVAFFMMKNDLNNPFLVQCSQWLYMITHVNLGTSFRTGEPVLMEFIDRFPATFELALTSMVIAILIAIPVGILSALKQNSMLDHSSRFVALVGVSMPNFWLGLVLILFFSLKLGWFPCFGYGT